A single region of the Brachypodium distachyon strain Bd21 chromosome 3, Brachypodium_distachyon_v3.0, whole genome shotgun sequence genome encodes:
- the LOC100835431 gene encoding CASP-like protein 4D1 yields MAMSRRTAWIGGGLLARLLMVAVLLMSVRFVLANHTDLDYPGGYNKLQSYAYVVASAIVGVAGSVLQIPVALYLLCKSKRAMPSAMILDVSMHADIVISVVLASGVGAGFGATNDVLRYVRVIEWKGGSSERQDLTDYYNRAIVALIFLLVGMLLSFCATVVSARLRAKAINESEV; encoded by the exons ATGGCCATGTCACGGCGGACGGCCTGGATCGGCGGCGGGCTCCTAGCGCGGCTGCTCATGGTCGCCGTCCTGCTCATGTCCGTGCGCTTCGTCCTGGCCAACCACACCGACTTGGATTACCCAGGTGGCTACAACAAGCTCCAGAGCTATGC GTACGTGGTGGCGTCGGCTATCGTGGGGGTGGCGGGGAGCGTGCTTCAGATACCCGTCGCTCTGTACCTCCTTTGCAAGAGCAAGAGGGCCATGCCCAGCGCCATGATCCTGGACGTCAGCATGCACGCCGACATAGTGATCAGCGTGGTGCTGGCGAGCGGCGTGGGGGCCGGCTTCGGTGCCACCAACGACGTCCTGCGCTACGTCCGCGTGATCGAATGGAAAGGCGGCTCCTCCGAGCGGCAGGATCTCACCGACTACTACAACAGGGCCATCGTCGcgctcatcttcctcctcgtcggcaTGCTCCTCTCCTTCTGCGCCACCGTCGTCTCCGCCAGGCTCCGCGCCAAGGCGATCAACGaatctgaagtctga